The Methanobrevibacter sp. genome window below encodes:
- a CDS encoding symporter small accessory protein has product MMILGIEDPLIWGVYLGIILSTLLCIVYGIVNWNKGD; this is encoded by the coding sequence ATGATGATTTTAGGAATTGAAGACCCTTTAATTTGGGGTGTTTATCTGGGAATTATCTTATCCACTCTTTTATGTATTGTTTATGGTATTGTAAACTGGAATAAGGGAGATTAA
- a CDS encoding phenylacetate--CoA ligase family protein — translation MFWNEKAECMEKEEKEKIQLERLQKTVKLAYENIEFYKKRFDEIGLKPEDIKTLKDIEKIPFTTKSDLREAYPLGLLAVPREEIVEVHASSGTTGKPTVTAYTQNDLDIWGECIARGLKMAGAEKDYIIQNAYGYGLFTGGFGIHHGGNCMGAITIPISAGNTQRQLDTMVDFQSDILTCTPSYAMYLGESREKAGIPLEDINLKAGIHGAEMWTDEMRKRIEASLGIKTHNIYGLTEVMGPGVAQECDFQNGMHIQDDHFYPEIINSETGETLGYGEKGELVLTSLTKTGMPILRFRTKDLTSLIEEKCECGRTTVRMTRITGRSDDMLKIKGVMVFPSQIEKALLKVSGISPNYMIHVTRPDILDEVEVKVEATKELFSDEMKEMERVEKQIQASIRSETGLRVDVSIVEPESLPRSEGKAVRVIDERNFE, via the coding sequence ATGTTTTGGAATGAGAAAGCAGAATGTATGGAAAAAGAAGAAAAGGAAAAGATTCAGTTAGAAAGACTACAAAAAACCGTAAAACTTGCATATGAAAATATCGAGTTTTATAAAAAAAGATTTGATGAAATCGGGTTAAAACCTGAAGACATTAAAACCTTGAAAGATATTGAAAAGATTCCTTTTACAACAAAAAGCGATTTAAGAGAAGCTTATCCATTAGGACTTCTTGCAGTTCCACGTGAAGAAATTGTAGAAGTGCATGCATCATCAGGAACTACAGGAAAACCAACAGTTACAGCATACACCCAAAATGATTTGGACATATGGGGAGAATGTATCGCACGTGGACTAAAAATGGCCGGAGCTGAAAAAGATTACATTATCCAAAATGCTTACGGATATGGATTATTTACTGGAGGATTCGGTATCCACCACGGTGGAAACTGTATGGGTGCAATAACCATCCCTATTTCAGCAGGAAACACACAAAGACAACTTGACACAATGGTTGATTTCCAAAGTGACATCTTAACATGTACCCCTTCATATGCTATGTATCTTGGTGAGTCCAGAGAAAAAGCCGGCATCCCACTAGAAGATATAAATTTAAAAGCAGGAATCCACGGAGCTGAAATGTGGACAGATGAAATGAGAAAAAGAATTGAAGCATCACTCGGAATCAAAACCCACAATATCTATGGTTTAACAGAAGTAATGGGTCCAGGTGTTGCTCAAGAATGCGACTTCCAAAACGGAATGCACATACAAGATGACCACTTCTATCCTGAAATCATCAACTCTGAAACCGGAGAAACCTTAGGATATGGAGAAAAAGGAGAACTTGTTCTAACCTCCCTTACCAAAACAGGAATGCCTATTTTAAGATTTAGAACAAAAGATTTGACCTCACTCATCGAAGAAAAATGCGAATGCGGAAGAACAACCGTCAGAATGACAAGAATCACTGGTAGAAGCGATGACATGTTAAAAATCAAAGGTGTTATGGTATTCCCATCACAAATTGAAAAAGCATTGCTCAAAGTTAGCGGAATCAGCCCTAACTACATGATTCACGTAACCAGACCAGACATTTTAGATGAAGTGGAAGTTAAAGTTGAAGCAACTAAGGAACTCTTCTCAGATGAAATGAAAGAAATGGAAAGAGTGGAAAAACAAATCCAAGCATCAATCAGATCAGAAACTGGTTTAAGAGTTGATGTAAGTATCGTCGAACCTGAATCACTTCCAAGAAGCGAAGGTAAAGCTGTTCGTGTAATAGATGAAAGGAATTTTGAATAG
- a CDS encoding SDR family oxidoreductase produces the protein MNDVVLLTGAGQIGMAIARRIGHGKKIIIGDKNLQNAENIAKTLVESGFDVEIQECDISSRDSIKSIINFAQEFGEIAYFINAAGVSPSQAPIEVILKVDLYGTAVLLEEVGKVIKEGGVGVTISSQSGHRMKQLGAEIDEQLVTTPTEELLDLEVLQPENIDDTLHAYQLAKRCNVKRVMYEACRWGEKGARINSISPGIIVTPLAIDEFNGPRGEFYKNMFANCPSGRPGTADEVANVAELIMSDKGAFITGSDILADGGATASYFYGKLRPE, from the coding sequence ATGAACGATGTTGTATTGTTAACTGGAGCTGGTCAAATCGGAATGGCGATTGCCAGAAGAATTGGCCATGGCAAAAAGATTATTATTGGTGATAAAAACCTTCAAAATGCTGAAAATATTGCTAAAACACTTGTTGAATCAGGTTTTGATGTTGAAATTCAAGAATGTGATATTTCATCAAGAGATTCAATAAAAAGTATTATAAATTTTGCTCAGGAATTCGGTGAAATTGCATACTTTATCAATGCCGCAGGGGTTTCACCATCACAGGCTCCAATTGAAGTAATTTTAAAAGTGGACTTATATGGAACCGCAGTATTGTTGGAAGAAGTTGGAAAAGTGATAAAAGAAGGTGGAGTTGGAGTAACAATATCTTCTCAATCTGGTCACAGAATGAAACAGCTGGGTGCTGAAATTGACGAGCAACTTGTAACAACTCCTACTGAAGAATTGCTTGACTTGGAAGTTTTGCAGCCAGAAAATATTGATGATACACTTCATGCTTATCAGCTGGCAAAAAGATGCAATGTGAAAAGGGTAATGTATGAAGCATGCAGATGGGGAGAAAAAGGAGCCCGAATCAACTCAATATCTCCTGGAATCATTGTAACACCTCTAGCTATTGATGAATTTAATGGTCCTAGAGGGGAGTTCTATAAAAACATGTTTGCAAATTGTCCTTCCGGAAGGCCTGGGACTGCAGATGAAGTTGCAAACGTTGCAGAATTAATAATGTCTGATAAAGGCGCATTCATTACAGGCAGTGACATTTTAGCAGATGGGGGAGCAACAGCATCCTATTTCTATGGAAAGTTAAGGCCTGAATAA
- a CDS encoding carboxymuconolactone decarboxylase family protein, producing the protein MEYLFENFERIEKNDPEFYEIFKNFAYGEVFDYSTLTKKESVLATLASLIACQSPKAFKKILMSSLEKDITPEEVKELLYQSVPYVGFGRAHNFFGVVIKVFDKKGIEMPLDNRSNTTPENRYKKGRELQDKYFGVEMIQAMNDNAPEGQKHFNTFLEGYCFGDFYTRDGLNDQQRELITFVFIATLGGCENQLRGHTQGNLSVGNTKEKLISAITVVLPYIGFPRSLNALSIINEF; encoded by the coding sequence ATGGAATATTTATTTGAAAACTTTGAAAGAATAGAAAAAAATGACCCTGAATTTTATGAAATTTTTAAGAACTTTGCATATGGTGAAGTATTTGATTATTCTACATTAACAAAAAAAGAATCTGTTTTAGCAACATTAGCTTCATTAATAGCCTGTCAATCTCCAAAAGCATTTAAAAAGATTTTAATGTCTTCTTTAGAAAAGGACATAACTCCTGAAGAAGTTAAAGAATTGCTCTATCAGTCAGTTCCATATGTCGGTTTTGGAAGGGCACATAATTTCTTTGGAGTTGTAATCAAGGTATTTGATAAAAAAGGAATTGAAATGCCATTGGACAATCGTTCCAACACCACTCCAGAAAACAGATACAAAAAAGGCCGTGAACTTCAGGATAAATATTTTGGAGTTGAAATGATTCAGGCAATGAATGACAATGCTCCGGAAGGACAAAAACATTTCAATACATTTTTGGAGGGTTACTGTTTCGGTGATTTCTATACTCGTGACGGTTTAAATGATCAACAAAGGGAACTGATTACATTTGTTTTCATCGCAACTTTAGGAGGCTGTGAAAATCAACTCAGAGGCCATACTCAAGGTAATTTATCCGTTGGCAATACCAAAGAGAAATTAATTTCTGCAATTACTGTCGTATTGCCCTATATTGGTTTTCCAAGGTCTCTTAATGCATTAAGTATCATTAATGAATTTTAG
- a CDS encoding amino acid-binding protein, which yields MAVKQISIFVENKEGRIKKAIDTLAKENINIRALSIADTTKYGILRLIVSDNEKAIEALENDGFIVKENEVIILAVPDEPNGLNSTLAVFDEKGINLEYLYAFVSSKTDEAIVVMRLENMEKAIEALENSNVKVLDESDIKEL from the coding sequence ATGGCAGTTAAACAAATTTCAATTTTCGTAGAAAACAAAGAAGGAAGAATTAAAAAAGCTATTGACACATTAGCAAAAGAAAACATTAACATCCGAGCACTTTCAATAGCAGATACAACAAAATACGGAATTTTAAGATTAATTGTTTCAGACAATGAAAAAGCAATAGAAGCTCTTGAAAACGACGGTTTTATTGTAAAAGAAAATGAAGTTATCATCTTAGCAGTTCCAGACGAACCTAATGGATTAAACTCCACATTAGCAGTATTTGATGAAAAAGGCATTAATTTAGAATACCTTTACGCTTTTGTAAGCAGCAAAACCGATGAAGCTATAGTGGTTATGAGATTAGAAAACATGGAAAAAGCTATTGAAGCTTTAGAAAACAGCAATGTTAAAGTTT
- a CDS encoding sodium:solute symporter: MDVMILAIVFIIYIFALVFVGYYAYKKTNSSEDFMIAGKDTHPFIMAMSYGATFISTAAIVGFGGVAGQYGMSVLWLAFLNIIIGVFIAFVFLGKRTRRMGHALESLTFPEFLGKRFDSKFIQYASGLIIFCAMPIYAAVVLIGAARFLESSLLIDFSIALLILSIIITFYVLFGGIRGVMYTDALQGTIMVIAMVFLLVFVYWLLGGIDTANVALTNMGNLYPADAMATGGTGWTSFPEFGTPFWWSLVSSTLIGVGIGVLAQPSLIVRFMTVKSDKELNRSVLIGGIFIAIMPTTAYIVGSLSNVYFFDKLGKIAVDVVGGNIDKIIPTFITMALPEWFVYIFLLSLIAAAMSTISSQLHTQGTAFGVDIYSVIRDKSKQKLDQVSISRVGILIAIILALVMAYSLPGSVVALGTSLFFEICAAAFLPVFLGALYWKGITRLGAIAGIVSGTLVSLFWLMFVFKKTAVGLGICKFILGVETILPQAPWPFIDVMLIAVPISAIFTIVVSLLTKPPAQEVVDKAFSNIDKKGSDA, from the coding sequence ATGGACGTAATGATTTTAGCAATTGTATTTATAATCTACATTTTTGCTTTAGTTTTCGTAGGTTATTATGCATACAAAAAAACTAATTCCTCTGAAGACTTTATGATTGCTGGTAAAGATACACACCCATTCATCATGGCAATGAGTTATGGTGCTACTTTTATTTCGACAGCAGCTATTGTTGGTTTCGGAGGGGTTGCGGGCCAATATGGTATGAGTGTTTTATGGTTAGCATTCCTGAATATTATTATTGGTGTATTTATCGCATTTGTATTTTTAGGAAAAAGAACTCGTAGGATGGGTCATGCCCTTGAATCTTTGACTTTCCCTGAGTTTTTAGGTAAACGTTTTGACTCAAAATTCATTCAATATGCTTCTGGATTAATAATTTTCTGTGCAATGCCTATTTATGCAGCTGTAGTTTTAATCGGTGCTGCAAGATTTTTAGAATCCTCATTATTGATTGATTTCAGTATTGCACTGTTAATTTTATCAATTATTATTACATTTTACGTACTGTTCGGTGGAATCCGTGGTGTAATGTATACTGATGCGTTACAGGGAACCATCATGGTTATTGCAATGGTATTCCTTTTAGTATTCGTATACTGGTTACTCGGAGGTATTGATACAGCTAATGTCGCTTTAACAAATATGGGCAATTTATATCCTGCCGATGCTATGGCTACGGGAGGAACTGGTTGGACATCGTTCCCAGAGTTTGGAACACCGTTCTGGTGGTCTTTAGTGTCATCCACTTTAATCGGTGTAGGTATTGGGGTACTGGCACAACCTTCATTAATCGTAAGATTCATGACTGTAAAATCCGATAAAGAATTGAACAGGTCTGTTTTAATCGGAGGTATTTTCATTGCAATCATGCCTACTACTGCTTATATTGTAGGATCACTTTCCAACGTATATTTCTTTGATAAACTTGGAAAAATCGCAGTAGATGTGGTTGGAGGAAACATTGACAAGATTATTCCAACATTTATTACAATGGCTCTGCCTGAATGGTTTGTTTACATTTTCTTGCTGTCTTTAATTGCAGCTGCAATGTCAACAATATCTTCACAACTGCATACTCAGGGTACAGCATTCGGTGTTGATATATATTCTGTAATAAGAGATAAATCCAAACAAAAATTAGATCAGGTATCCATTTCAAGAGTAGGTATTTTAATAGCTATTATTTTGGCATTGGTTATGGCATATTCACTTCCGGGAAGTGTAGTTGCACTCGGAACAAGTCTGTTCTTTGAAATCTGTGCTGCAGCATTCCTGCCTGTATTTTTAGGTGCGCTTTACTGGAAAGGAATCACAAGACTTGGAGCTATTGCAGGTATTGTATCCGGAACATTAGTAAGTTTATTCTGGTTAATGTTCGTATTCAAAAAGACTGCAGTAGGACTTGGAATCTGTAAATTCATTTTAGGTGTTGAAACTATTCTTCCTCAAGCTCCATGGCCATTTATTGATGTAATGTTAATAGCAGTTCCGATTTCAGCAATATTTACTATTGTTGTAAGCTTACTCACAAAACCTCCTGCTCAAGAGGTTGTTGACAAAGCATTTTCAAACATAGACAAAAAAGGAAGTGATGCATAA